One genomic window of Conger conger chromosome 7, fConCon1.1, whole genome shotgun sequence includes the following:
- the rars1 gene encoding LOW QUALITY PROTEIN: arginine--tRNA ligase, cytoplasmic (The sequence of the model RefSeq protein was modified relative to this genomic sequence to represent the inferred CDS: inserted 1 base in 1 codon), translated as MGDPAAEYASRIEQQEREIKRLAAEIEKLKNPETLGVSSQLDELREENTRLKYRLNILKRSLQEERSECSKTMININQRLQEIFGNAIGNAFPDLENPPLTVSPNQQAKFGDYQCNSAMAMAQMMKTKGLKISPRDIAVKIIENIPDNNLIEKMEIAGPGFINVHLKKAFVSKLLTNLLVNGVQPPPLESKKRVVVDFSSPNIAKEMHVGHLRSTIIGDSMCRLFEFLGYDVLRLNHVGDWGTQFGMLIAHLQDRFPNYLTVSPPISDLQAFYKESKKRFDEEEEFKKRAYQCVVRLQSKEPEFIKAWSLICDVSRKEFQRVYECLDIRIIERGESYYQDMMTAVVKEFEDRGLVQLDEGRKVVFPPGQSXPLTVVKSDGGYTYDTSDLAALRQRLFVEKADIIVYVTDSGQSTHFQVVFAAAQLIGWYDPSVTRVEHAGFGVVLGEDKKKFKTRSGDTVRLIDLLDEGLKRSMDKLKDKERDKVLTPEELTKAQRSVAFGCVKYADLSKNRINDYVFSFDKMLDDRGNTAAYLLYAFTRIRSIARLADLEEAQLQEAARTTEVQLDHEKEWKLGKCILRFPEILQKILEDLLLHTLCDFLYELATTFTEFYDACYCVEKDRQTGEVVKINMWRMLLCEATAAVMARGFDILGLTPVQRM; from the exons ATGGGGGATCCAGCGGCTGAGTATGCATCCAGGATTGAACAGCAG gagagagaaataaagcGCCTCGCGGCTGAAATAGAGAAACTGAAGAATCCGGAGACTCTTGGAGTTTCATCCCAACTCGACGAGCTCCGGGAAGAGAATACCAGACTAAAGTACCGCCTGAACATCCTAAAGAGA AGCTTACAGGAAGAGAGGAGCGAGTGCAGCAAGACCATGATCAACATTAACCAGCGCCTGCAGGAAATCTTCGGGAATGCCATCGGGAACGCCTTCCCAGACTTGGAAAACCCGCCCCTCACTGTCTCACCCAATCAGCAGGCCAAATTTGGGGATTACCAGTGCAACAGTGCCATGGCGATGGCTCAG ATGATGAAGACCAAGGGCCTGAAGATTAGCCCGCGAGACATCGCAGTGAAGATCATTGAGAACATTCCAGACAACAACCTCATCGAGAAGATGGAGATTGCTGGACCAG GATTCATCAATGTTCACCTGAAGAAGGCCTTTGTTTCCAAACTTCTGACCAACCTGTTGGTGAATGGAGTTCAGCCTCCCCCCCTGGAATCAAAGAAAAGG GTGGTGGTGGATTTCTCCTCGCCCAACATCGCTAAAGAGATGCACGTGGGCCACCTGCGCTCTACCATCATCGGGGACAGCATGTGCCGGCTCTTCGAGTTCCTGGGCTACGATGTTCTCAG GTTGAATCATGTGGGGGATTGGGGAACGCAGTTCGGAATGCTGATTGCGCACCTCCAGGACCGTTTCCCCAACTACCTGACTGTGTCCCCGCCCATCAGCGACCTCCAGGCCTTCTACAAG GAGTCGAAGAAGCGCTTtgacgaggaggaggagtttAAGAAGAGGGCGTACCAGTGTGTGGTGCGTCTGCAGAGCAAAGAGCCCGAATTCATCAAAGCCTGGAGCCTGATCTGTGATGTGTCCCGcaagg AGTTCCAGAGAGTGTACGAGTGTTTGGACATCCGGATTATCGAGCGAGGGGAGTCGTATTACCAGGACATGATGACTGCTGTGGTGAAAGAGTTTGAAGACCGAG gccTGGTGCAGTTGGACGAGGGCAGGAAGGTGGTATTTCCCCCGGGGCAGT ATCCCCTGACGGTGGTGAAGTCAGACGGGGGCTACACGTACGACACCTCAGACCTGGCGGCACTGCGGCAGAGGCTGTTCGTGGAGAAGGCTGACATCATCGTGTATGTGACGGACAGCGGGCAG TCGACACACTTTCAGGTGGTGTTTGCAGCGgcgcagctgattggctggtaTGACCCGAGCGTGACCCGGGTGGAACACGCCGGGTTTGGAGTGGTGCTGGGAGAGGACAA GAAGAAGTTTAAGACCCGCTCTGGGGACACGGTGCGGCTCATAGACCTGCTGGATGAGGGGCTGAAGAGGTCCATGGACAAACTCAAGGACAAGGAGAGGGACAAG GTCCTGACCCCGGAGGAGCTGACGAAGGCCCAGAGGTCTGTGGCGTTTGGGTGTGTGAAGTACGCTGACCTGTCCAAGAACCGCATCAACGACTATGTCTTCTCCTTCGACAAGATGCTGGACGACCGGGGAAACACTGCCGCCTACCTGCTGTATGCTTTCACCCGCATCAG GTCCATCGCCCGCCTGGCTGACCTGGAGGAGGCGCAGCTGCAGGAGGCAGCGCGCACCACGGAGGTGCAGCTGGACCACGAGAAGGAGTGGAAGCTCGGGAAGTGCATCCTGAGATTCCCGGAGATCCTGCAGAAGATCCTGGAGGACCTACTCCTGCACACGCTGTGTGACTTCCTGTACGAACTCGCCACCACCTTCACCGAGTTCTACGACGCCTGCTACTGCGTGGAGAAGGACCGCCAGACCG